In a genomic window of Anoxybacter fermentans:
- a CDS encoding ATP-binding cassette domain-containing protein — protein MMNVIFRQFKFLWQQMPKGYKQYYTIYMLISVVHVFIFLLLPLIYRDIIDALTKEHYSPEKIFLYIILTLAGYASIRIWSLINIYFKEKMKKIIMDKLFHSVLEMDSAHFKSREPGYWASIFSKDIDMTSNMYLDFVYTLPAEGIALVAILVIIAINCMPITFVILSGLAIAGFINYWRDKYVVPYYDKAQEDFRNTIDIVNAYLKGVGDLLHNQAENVFIQKLKERFVIYSNHLEKYFKKDSISEYFISVTNEVTKMASVGLSLFFFIKGNFTFGTAILLIMFSSTACEKAKYLVENFKWLMNFPPHIKKVQMAIESPQLIKSKQNISSDFIALNLNNIGVKYNDKWVIRHFSMEIKKGEKVALLGKSGIGKSTILKVISGSIRPCEGKVEFIYCCPKIGLLSQRCYLFNRTIRENMLSVKPDAKDEEIIEVLKNVGLFDWFRRLPLGLNTQIGQLGKLVSGGEKARLSLAQLILLNPDLVLIDEPFVGVDKERKDEIMQYMKKFLQDKTCIIVTHDDDIVKTLALRCVYVRGDSL, from the coding sequence ATGATGAATGTCATCTTCAGGCAGTTTAAGTTCTTATGGCAGCAAATGCCAAAAGGATATAAGCAATATTATACAATTTATATGCTTATTTCTGTTGTTCATGTTTTCATTTTTCTGCTTCTTCCACTTATATACAGAGATATAATAGACGCTCTTACAAAAGAGCATTATTCTCCAGAGAAAATTTTTCTTTATATCATTCTCACTTTGGCAGGCTATGCTTCAATAAGGATATGGAGTCTTATAAATATCTATTTCAAAGAAAAAATGAAAAAAATTATTATGGATAAACTTTTTCATTCTGTACTGGAGATGGATTCAGCTCATTTTAAATCAAGAGAGCCAGGTTATTGGGCAAGTATTTTTTCAAAGGACATAGATATGACATCAAATATGTATCTGGATTTTGTTTATACTCTTCCTGCTGAAGGTATTGCCCTTGTTGCGATACTTGTCATTATTGCTATTAACTGTATGCCTATTACTTTTGTTATTCTTTCAGGATTAGCTATTGCAGGTTTCATAAATTATTGGAGAGATAAATATGTGGTGCCTTACTATGATAAAGCACAGGAGGATTTCAGGAATACAATTGATATAGTTAATGCTTACCTCAAAGGGGTAGGAGATTTATTGCACAATCAGGCAGAGAATGTTTTTATTCAAAAATTAAAAGAGAGATTTGTCATTTACAGTAATCATCTTGAAAAATATTTTAAAAAGGATTCCATAAGCGAATATTTCATTTCAGTTACAAATGAAGTTACAAAAATGGCAAGTGTTGGGCTTTCTTTATTTTTCTTTATAAAGGGAAATTTTACTTTTGGTACAGCAATACTTCTTATTATGTTTTCTTCCACTGCCTGTGAAAAGGCAAAATATTTAGTGGAGAATTTCAAATGGCTTATGAATTTTCCTCCTCACATTAAAAAGGTGCAAATGGCTATTGAATCTCCACAATTAATAAAGAGCAAGCAAAATATATCTAGTGATTTTATTGCTTTAAATTTAAACAATATTGGTGTTAAATACAATGATAAATGGGTAATAAGACATTTTTCTATGGAAATAAAAAAAGGTGAGAAGGTTGCATTATTGGGGAAAAGCGGTATAGGTAAATCAACAATTTTAAAAGTAATTTCAGGGAGTATCAGGCCCTGTGAAGGTAAAGTAGAGTTTATTTATTGTTGCCCGAAGATAGGACTTCTCTCTCAGAGATGTTATCTGTTTAATAGAACCATAAGGGAAAATATGTTAAGTGTAAAGCCTGATGCTAAAGATGAAGAAATTATTGAAGTATTAAAGAATGTTGGATTGTTTGACTGGTTTCGAAGATTGCCTTTGGGGTTAAATACGCAAATTGGCCAATTGGGCAAATTGGTTTCTGGCGGAGAAAAAGCGCGATTATCATTAGCCCAACTCATTCTTTTAAATCCTGATTTAGTGCTTATTGATGAACCGTTTGTAGGTGTGGATAAGGAGCGTAAAGACGAAATTATGCAATATATGAAAAAGTTTTTACAGGATAAAACCTGTATAATTGTAACCCATGATGATGACATAGTTAAAACCCTTGCCTTGCGGTGTGTTTATGTGAGAGGTGATAGCTTATGA